GATTCCTAATAAGTTAGCTGTATTTACACCAACATTTTCTACCATCCACTGCATTCCAGGATAGTTGTATCCTCCAAAGAATAAAACAGAAATAATAGTAGAAGAGATAAACATACTAGCATATTCAGCAAATAAATAGAATCCCATTTTCATGGATGAATATTCTGTATGGTAACCTCCAATTAATTCGTTCTCACATTCTGCTAAATCAAAAGGTGTTCTATTCGTTTCAGCAAAAGAACAGATTAAGAAAATTAAAAAGGATAATGGCTGATAGAAAACATTCCAGTTCATTCCTGATTGCTGTAATGAGATTTCTCTCAAACTCATTGTTCCAGTCATCATCAATAAAGCAATCATCGATAATCCCATGGCAACTTCATAAGAAACCATTTGAGATGCCGCACGAATTGCTCCCATCAAAGAGAATTTATTGTTAGAAGCCCATCCACCAATCATGATTCCATAAACTCCAACAGAAAGAACTCCAAAAATGTATAATAAAGCGATATTGATATCTGTAGCTTGAAGAATAATGTCCCTTCCAAAAAGATGCAGGCGATCTCCCCACGGAATTACAGCACTAGTCATTAATGCTGTACTCATCGCAATTGCAGGTCCTACAACGAATAAAAATTTATTTGGAGTGTTTGGAAAAAACTCTTCTTTAGAGAACAGTTTCATACCATCTGCAAGTGGCTGTAATAAACCTCCCCATCCAGCACGGTTTGGTCCAACACGATCTTGCAAGAAAGCAGCAACTTTACGTTCTGCCCAAGTAGAATACATCGCCATAATCA
This portion of the Flavobacterium panacagri genome encodes:
- the nuoH gene encoding NADH-quinone oxidoreductase subunit NuoH; the protein is MESAFIIEKSVVIVVVFAVTMIMAMYSTWAERKVAAFLQDRVGPNRAGWGGLLQPLADGMKLFSKEEFFPNTPNKFLFVVGPAIAMSTALMTSAVIPWGDRLHLFGRDIILQATDINIALLYIFGVLSVGVYGIMIGGWASNNKFSLMGAIRAASQMVSYEVAMGLSMIALLMMTGTMSLREISLQQSGMNWNVFYQPLSFLIFLICSFAETNRTPFDLAECENELIGGYHTEYSSMKMGFYLFAEYASMFISSTIISVLFFGGYNYPGMQWMVENVGVNTANLLGIAVLFAKICFFIFFYMWVRWTIPRFRYDQLMHLGWRILIPLSIVNIMITGIVILRHDIAAFLGF